From the genome of Staphylococcus haemolyticus, one region includes:
- a CDS encoding BCCT family transporter produces the protein MNSSSEETKQNKKFSSVFIYSAIVVAIVVSIGAFLPEQFGKITGDISSWITEKLGWYYMILTTVIVFFCIFLIFSPIGKLKLGKPNDKPEFNTVSWFAMLFSAGMGIGLVFYGAAEPMADFASPPNADPKTTEAYTEALRSTFFHWGFHAWAVYGVVALALAYAQFRKNEPGLISRTLRPILGDKVEGPIGTIIDVLSVFATVVGVAVSLGMGALQINGGLHYLFGVPNNVWVQSIIIVVVTILFLASAWSGLSKGIQYLSNLNIGLGTVLMIIALIIGPTVLILNMFTSSTGSLLNSFLFNSFDTAALNGQKREWMSSWTLYYWGWWLSWSPFVGVFIARVSKGRSIREFISGVLLVPAIVSFLWFSVFGVLGIETGKKHPELFKMTPETQLFGVFHHVPLGMALSLIALVLIASFFITSADSATFVLGMQTTFGSLEPSSAVKVTWGVSQSLIAFILLLAGGGNGADALNAIQSAAIISAFPFSFVVIMMMISFYKDANQERKFLGLTLQPNKHRLQDYVKYQQQDYESDILEKRESRRNAEK, from the coding sequence ATGAATTCTTCTTCTGAAGAAACAAAACAAAACAAGAAGTTTTCATCGGTTTTTATTTACAGTGCTATCGTAGTAGCCATTGTTGTATCAATCGGTGCATTTTTACCTGAGCAATTCGGTAAAATTACAGGCGACATCAGTAGTTGGATTACTGAAAAGCTTGGCTGGTATTACATGATTTTGACTACTGTAATAGTGTTCTTTTGTATCTTTTTAATTTTTAGTCCAATCGGTAAACTTAAACTAGGTAAACCTAATGATAAACCTGAATTTAATACTGTTTCATGGTTTGCGATGTTATTTAGTGCTGGTATGGGAATAGGTTTAGTGTTCTACGGTGCAGCTGAACCTATGGCAGATTTTGCTTCACCTCCTAATGCTGATCCTAAAACTACTGAAGCATATACAGAAGCATTACGTTCTACATTTTTCCACTGGGGATTCCATGCTTGGGCTGTATATGGTGTAGTTGCATTAGCTTTAGCTTACGCACAATTTAGAAAAAATGAACCAGGTTTAATTTCACGTACACTACGCCCTATTTTAGGTGACAAAGTGGAAGGACCTATAGGAACAATTATTGACGTTCTTTCAGTATTTGCGACTGTTGTAGGTGTAGCCGTTTCACTTGGTATGGGTGCGTTACAAATTAATGGTGGACTTCATTATTTATTTGGTGTTCCAAATAATGTATGGGTTCAATCTATTATAATTGTCGTAGTTACAATATTATTTCTTGCTAGTGCATGGTCTGGTTTAAGTAAAGGTATTCAATATTTAAGTAACCTAAATATTGGTTTAGGTACTGTTTTAATGATTATTGCTTTAATTATTGGACCTACTGTACTTATTTTAAATATGTTTACTAGTTCAACTGGTAGCTTATTAAATTCATTCTTATTCAACAGTTTTGACACTGCAGCATTAAATGGTCAAAAACGTGAATGGATGTCTTCATGGACCCTTTATTATTGGGGTTGGTGGTTAAGTTGGAGTCCATTCGTAGGTGTATTTATTGCACGTGTGTCTAAAGGACGTTCAATTCGTGAATTTATCTCAGGTGTTTTACTAGTACCAGCAATCGTAAGTTTCTTATGGTTCAGTGTATTTGGTGTGTTAGGTATTGAAACAGGTAAAAAACACCCAGAATTATTTAAAATGACACCTGAAACTCAGTTGTTCGGTGTATTCCACCACGTTCCATTAGGAATGGCATTATCACTTATAGCATTAGTACTAATTGCTTCATTCTTTATCACATCTGCCGATTCAGCTACATTTGTGTTGGGTATGCAAACAACATTTGGTTCTCTTGAACCTTCTAGTGCTGTGAAAGTAACATGGGGTGTTTCTCAATCATTAATCGCATTCATCTTATTACTAGCAGGTGGGGGAAACGGTGCTGACGCATTAAACGCTATTCAAAGTGCGGCAATTATAAGTGCGTTCCCATTCTCCTTTGTAGTTATAATGATGATGATTAGTTTCTATAAAGATGCAAACCAAGAACGTAAATTCTTAGGATTAACACTTCAACCAAACAAACATAGACTTCAAGATTATGTTAAATATCAACAACAAGATTATGAATCTGATATTTTAGAAAAGCGTGAATCAAGAAGAAACGCTGAAAAATAA
- the mscL gene encoding large conductance mechanosensitive channel protein MscL, whose translation MLKEFKEFALKGNVLDLAIAVVMGAAFNKIVTSLVTYIIMPLIGKIFGSVDFAKDWEFWGIKYGLFIQSIIDFIIVAIALFIFVKIANTLVKKEEPEEEIEENTVLLTEIRDLLRAK comes from the coding sequence ATGTTAAAAGAATTTAAAGAGTTTGCTCTTAAAGGTAATGTGCTAGATTTAGCAATCGCTGTAGTTATGGGTGCAGCATTCAATAAAATTGTTACATCATTAGTTACATACATTATCATGCCATTAATTGGTAAAATTTTCGGTTCTGTTGATTTTGCTAAAGATTGGGAATTCTGGGGAATTAAATATGGCCTATTTATCCAATCAATTATTGATTTTATAATTGTAGCAATCGCATTATTTATATTTGTTAAAATCGCAAATACTTTAGTGAAGAAAGAAGAGCCTGAAGAAGAAATCGAAGAAAATACTGTTTTATTAACAGAAATCCGCGATTTGTTAAGAGCTAAATAA